A single region of the Silene latifolia isolate original U9 population chromosome 8, ASM4854445v1, whole genome shotgun sequence genome encodes:
- the LOC141596506 gene encoding uncharacterized protein LOC141596506, translated as MDRHLSTNGGAEAILGFQPNSTVSVAYHPDFGAHDELLLLELDEKLLPDVLCERVSLRGEPDEEAVFCTQSKTYAIKFVGNSNSVFLVPPSSLGENLMDCEDNSSDLPALASVLKVASGNLELLEVSPKLDKLRFLLSQNPFSYEEATQMDLVSSGEEGKTGLYRWDDLIGRIQASDVELRLALEALDAIEVNGYWRIVDDHYMDSVLSMLLNNAILNDWPLDALPENEVVSKLESDDGFPAKLATHCLRVYGNIVNDDNSNDLVWKLDEKRVCVHIAKRILKGGKVKMEKFMEEWRCKVPDVMQARFEMLESEVLIERIGVETWVRAFSISSLPSTPAERFSILFKERPKWEWKDLEPYIRDLKVPGLSAEGLLLKFTRRSQPSPDVEPIFSAR; from the exons ATGGATAGACATCTGTCTACAAATGGTGGTGCAGAAGCAATTTTAGGTTTCCAGCCCAACTCAACAGTTAGTGTAGCCTATCATCCGGATTTTGGTGCTCATGATGAGCTCCTTCTTCTCGAGCTCGATGAAAAGCTTCTCCCTGATGTGCTCTGCGAAAG GGTTTCCCTGAGGGGAGAGCCTGATGAAGAGGCAGTATTTTGTACCCAATCAAAGACTTATGCCATCAAATTTGTGGGTAATTCCAATTCTGTTTTTCTCGTCCCTCCATCTTCACTAGGAGAAAATTTAATGGATTGTGAAGACAATTCCTCCGACCTTCCTGCATTGGCATCTGTTTTAAAAGTGGCTTCTGGTAATCTAGAGCTTCTTGAGGTTTCCCCAAAATTGGACAAACTAAGATTTCTCCTCTCACAAAATCCTTTTAGCTATGAGGAAGCAACGCAAATGGATCTCGTTTCATCTGGTGAGGAAGGAAAAACTGGGTTATATAGATGGGATGATCTCATAGGACGAATTCAAGCCAGTGATGTGGAACTTAGATTAGCCTTAGAAGCTCTTGATGCTATAGAAGTTAACGGGTATTGGAGGATTGTCGATGATCATTACATGGATTCAGTCTTGAGCATGCTTTTGAACAATGCCATCCTAAATGACTGGCCTTTAGATGCATTGCCGGAAAATGAAGTTGTTAGTAAGCTGGAATCGGATGACGGGTTCCCAGCCAAGCTTGCAACTCATTGCTTGAGGGTATATGGAAATATAGTGAATGATGATAATTCCAATGATCTCGTATGGAAATTGGACGAAAAGCGGGTTTGTGTGCATATTGCCAAGAGAATCTTAAAGGGTGGAAAGGTGAAGATGGAAAAATTTATGGAAGAATGGAGGTGTAAGGTTCCTGATGTAATGCAAGCAAGGTTTGAGATGCTGGAAAGTGAGGTGTTAATAGAAAGAATAGGAGTGGAAACATGGGTTCGGGCTTTCAGCATTTCGTCTCTACCATCCACCCCTGCAGAGCGCTTCTCCATTCTTTTCAAAGAAAGACCAAAGTGGGAGTGGAAGGATCTAGAGCCTTACATCAG GGATCTAAAAGTACCGGGTCTATCTGCGGAGGGTTTGCTGCTTAAGTTCACCAGAAGATCACAACCATCACCAGATGTTGAACCCATTTTCAGTGCAAGATAG